The genomic region CCGGGGCCGGCAGTTCCTGAGCAGTGGCCTAAAGGAAATGCTTATCCGAAGGAGCAGCCGGCAGCCAATGTTGTAGATGCTCCGCAACTCAAATGGCGGGAGTTTTTTACCGACCCAAAGCTTCAGCAGATCATCCAACTGGCCCTTGAAAATAATCGGGACCTGCGGTTAGCTGTTTTAAACGTGGAAAAAACGCGGGCCTTATATGGCGTTCAACAGGCTGCCTTGTTCCCGA from Dehalococcoidia bacterium harbors:
- a CDS encoding multidrug transporter, with translation MKQIPVLILGIIVCLSGCTLAPKYNRPGPAVPEQWPKGNAYPKEQPAANVVDAPQLKWREFFTDPKLQQIIQLALENNRDLRLAVLNVEKTRALYGVQQAALFP